Proteins from a genomic interval of Coccinella septempunctata chromosome 2, icCocSept1.1, whole genome shotgun sequence:
- the LOC123307042 gene encoding uncharacterized protein LOC123307042 yields the protein MVLHRDTLRDSASLSTSSRNPVTLPVPSKEMFHLCTGTVGTVDRDSGSDLAGVVIIGRSKFIHGAGKCGKDTLRVELTHLLCVGPSGVAVPQSCDCVRAIAGNCCSNALHVCLVSFMTRSNVSPRASEPWE from the exons atggttttgcatag ggatacTTTACGAGATTCAGCCagtctctccacttcttcaagaaatccggttacactaccagtgccatcaaaggagatgttccatttgtgtaccggaacagttggtactgttgatcgagactccggttctgatctggcaggtgttgtgataattggccggtcaaaatttatccacggtgcaggtaagtgtggaaaagacacccttcgtgtggaattaacccatctactttgtgtcgggcCCTCAGGTGTTGCTGTCCCACAATCCTGCGACTGTGTGAGAgctatcgctggtaattgttgcagtaatgctctacatgtctgccttgtctcattcatgacccgttctaatgttAGTCCAAGAGCTAGTGAACCCTGGGAGTAA